In Acidaminococcus fermentans DSM 20731, one genomic interval encodes:
- the mfd gene encoding transcription-repair coupling factor: MTNTLTKLLQQEKNVREGADLWQKTPGPLQLTGLTGSVKAGFLCALQETVQAAQPLVILTVNRESIRAQRRELAHFYPDLAMRELYPASLIHGQVDTRNEQVMAERAAALEMIVRKEPGIIFATAEAAIQKLPQPESLVRENLKLAVGQEIEQSLVVEKLVKAGYERTEQVDTLGQVAVRGDILDVFPINGKDSVRIEWFDNTIDAMKRFDLDTQRSIGTISQVGIMPLAVPNQEISASLFQYLSADQLAVLDEPVAFFEECKKSWGDNREFADQLLDQETMIQQAGETHLLTVSDLGHPYFPQAPRIHVQVRAMAPYNKNTDLLQKDLKGWLDQGIHPLIMMGTRDKAAGLAESLKGAGLPMAFAGQFQGVPETGGQVFAGSLTNGFYFWDEKWLLLTESDIFGAQKKRRLTKTKGKGPALNYFSDIKAGDYVVHDVQGIGRYMGVETIEVNGVHRDYLQLQYAGGDKLHVPVEQVGLLHKYVGNEGTPPKLSNMGRKDWQKATRKAQKAITILATELLRLYAQRKITPGHAFAPDTHWQKEFEDSFPFEETPDQLKAIAEIKADMEKPVPMERLLCGDVGYGKTEVAIRAAFKAVMDGKQVAVLAPTTVLAQQHLLTFTQRMGSFGVRVEMLSRFRTPKQQREIMERVAEGKIDVLIGTHRILNPDVEFHDLGLLIIDEEQRFGVAQKEKIKQRSAGIDVLTLSATPIPRTLHLALVKGRDMSIIESPPEDRLPVETYVAEYDDGMVREALEREIRRGGRIYYVHNRIEGLSRIAAHLRELVPGITIGLAHGRMTEDELEDVMLGFYQGDFDVLLSTTIIENGLDVPLANTIIIDGAENFGLSQLYQMRGRVGRSSRLAYAYFLYKKDRVLSEVAQKRLQAIRDFTELGAGFKIAMRDLEIRGAGNLLGAEQHGQITGVGFDLYCRLLEKTINTLQNGGNPDEPVPPDPVIEMKLDAYIPDDYIDNPRYKLELYHRLGDMKYEDRNDLMDEIIDRFGTPPTQVENLWRVAALRDVCRKLRIISVAVRPGEIRLAFDPHSKANPDVLQALIREYVPRATLKMGPQPQFVLKTKGMEEQPLSWLEKNLPRML, encoded by the coding sequence ATGACAAATACACTGACGAAACTGTTGCAGCAGGAGAAAAATGTCCGGGAAGGGGCAGATCTCTGGCAAAAGACCCCCGGTCCCCTGCAGCTGACCGGCCTCACAGGCTCTGTGAAAGCCGGCTTTTTGTGCGCCCTCCAGGAAACGGTCCAGGCGGCCCAGCCCCTGGTGATCCTTACGGTGAACCGGGAGAGCATCCGGGCCCAGCGCCGGGAACTGGCCCATTTCTATCCGGACCTGGCCATGCGGGAACTGTACCCGGCCAGCCTGATCCACGGCCAGGTGGATACCCGGAACGAACAGGTGATGGCGGAACGGGCAGCGGCCCTGGAAATGATCGTCCGGAAGGAGCCGGGAATCATCTTCGCCACCGCGGAAGCCGCCATCCAGAAACTGCCCCAGCCGGAATCCCTGGTCCGGGAAAACCTGAAACTGGCGGTGGGGCAGGAGATCGAACAGTCCCTGGTGGTGGAAAAACTGGTGAAGGCCGGCTACGAACGGACGGAACAGGTGGATACCCTGGGTCAGGTGGCGGTCCGGGGGGATATCCTGGACGTGTTCCCCATCAACGGGAAAGATTCGGTGCGGATCGAATGGTTCGACAACACCATCGATGCCATGAAACGGTTCGACCTTGACACCCAGCGGAGCATCGGGACCATCTCCCAGGTGGGGATCATGCCACTGGCGGTCCCAAACCAGGAAATCAGTGCCTCCCTGTTCCAGTACCTGTCGGCGGACCAGCTGGCGGTACTGGATGAACCTGTAGCCTTCTTTGAAGAATGCAAAAAAAGCTGGGGAGACAATCGGGAATTCGCCGACCAGCTCCTGGACCAGGAAACCATGATCCAGCAGGCCGGGGAAACCCATCTGCTGACGGTCAGCGACCTGGGCCATCCCTATTTTCCCCAGGCTCCCCGTATCCATGTGCAGGTCCGGGCCATGGCTCCCTACAATAAAAACACCGACCTGCTCCAGAAAGACCTGAAGGGCTGGCTGGACCAGGGCATCCATCCCCTGATCATGATGGGGACCCGGGACAAGGCCGCAGGCCTGGCAGAAAGCCTGAAAGGAGCCGGTCTGCCCATGGCCTTTGCCGGCCAGTTCCAGGGCGTACCGGAAACCGGGGGCCAGGTCTTTGCCGGCAGCCTGACCAACGGCTTCTATTTCTGGGATGAAAAATGGCTGCTGCTGACGGAAAGCGACATCTTCGGGGCCCAGAAGAAGCGCCGGCTCACCAAAACAAAGGGCAAAGGACCGGCCCTGAACTATTTCTCCGACATCAAGGCCGGGGATTATGTGGTTCATGACGTCCAGGGCATCGGGCGGTACATGGGGGTGGAAACCATCGAAGTGAACGGGGTCCACCGGGATTACCTCCAGCTCCAGTACGCCGGCGGGGACAAGCTCCATGTGCCGGTGGAACAGGTGGGCCTCCTCCACAAATACGTGGGCAACGAGGGGACGCCGCCCAAATTGTCCAACATGGGCCGGAAGGACTGGCAGAAAGCCACCCGGAAAGCCCAGAAGGCCATCACCATCCTGGCCACGGAACTGCTTCGGCTCTACGCCCAGCGGAAGATCACCCCGGGCCATGCCTTTGCCCCGGATACCCACTGGCAGAAAGAATTCGAGGACAGCTTCCCCTTTGAGGAAACCCCGGACCAGCTGAAGGCCATTGCTGAGATCAAGGCGGACATGGAAAAGCCCGTACCCATGGAACGGCTCCTCTGCGGGGACGTGGGCTACGGCAAGACCGAAGTGGCCATCCGGGCCGCCTTCAAGGCCGTCATGGACGGCAAACAGGTGGCAGTACTGGCTCCCACCACCGTCCTGGCCCAGCAGCACCTGCTGACCTTTACCCAGCGGATGGGCTCCTTCGGGGTGCGGGTGGAGATGCTCAGCCGGTTCCGGACCCCCAAACAGCAGCGGGAGATCATGGAACGGGTGGCGGAAGGCAAGATTGACGTGCTTATCGGCACCCACCGGATCCTGAACCCGGATGTGGAATTCCACGACCTGGGACTGTTGATCATCGATGAGGAACAGCGGTTCGGGGTGGCCCAGAAAGAAAAAATCAAGCAGCGCAGCGCCGGCATCGACGTGCTGACCCTCTCCGCCACCCCCATTCCCCGTACCCTCCACCTGGCCCTGGTGAAGGGACGGGACATGAGCATCATCGAATCCCCTCCGGAAGACCGGCTGCCGGTGGAAACCTATGTGGCCGAATATGATGACGGGATGGTCCGGGAAGCCCTGGAACGGGAAATCCGCCGGGGCGGACGGATCTACTATGTCCACAACCGGATCGAGGGGCTGAGCCGGATCGCTGCCCATCTCCGGGAACTGGTCCCCGGGATTACCATCGGTCTGGCCCATGGACGGATGACTGAGGACGAACTGGAAGATGTGATGCTGGGGTTCTACCAGGGGGACTTCGACGTGCTCCTGAGCACCACCATCATCGAAAACGGCCTGGACGTGCCCCTGGCCAACACCATCATCATCGACGGGGCGGAAAACTTCGGACTGTCCCAGCTGTACCAGATGCGGGGACGGGTGGGCCGGTCCTCCCGGCTGGCCTATGCCTATTTCCTGTACAAAAAGGACCGGGTGCTCAGTGAAGTGGCCCAGAAACGGCTCCAGGCCATCCGGGACTTTACGGAACTGGGGGCCGGCTTCAAGATCGCCATGCGGGACCTGGAGATCCGGGGGGCCGGGAACCTGCTGGGGGCCGAACAGCACGGACAGATCACCGGGGTGGGCTTCGACCTGTACTGCCGGCTGCTGGAAAAGACCATCAACACCCTCCAGAACGGCGGAAACCCGGATGAACCCGTTCCGCCGGATCCGGTGATCGAAATGAAGCTGGATGCCTACATCCCGGACGATTATATCGACAATCCCCGGTACAAGCTGGAACTGTACCACCGTCTGGGAGACATGAAGTATGAGGACAGGAACGATCTGATGGATGAGATCATCGACCGGTTCGGCACGCCCCCCACCCAGGTGGAGAACCTGTGGCGGGTGGCGGCTCTCCGGGATGTGTGCCGGAAGCTCCGGATCATCAGCGTGGCGGTGCGGCCGGGAGAAATCCGGCTCGCCTTCGATCCCCACAGCAAGGCCAATCCCGATGTGCTTCAGGCCCTGATCCGGGAATACGTGCCCCGGGCCACACTGAAGATGGGGCCCCAGCCCCAGTTCGTGCTGAAAACCAAAGGCATGGAGGAACAGCCCCTTTCCTGGCTGGAAAAGAACCTGCCCCGCATGCTATAA
- the glpX gene encoding class II fructose-bisphosphatase, with translation MNRELSMEFIRVTEAAAIASARGVGRGDKNGIDQLAVDAMRKMFDTVHINGTVVIGEGEMDEAPMLYIGEEVGAGGPEVDIAVDPVEGTNLVAKGQNGAIAVIAIAPKGCLLHAPDMYMDKIAVGPRAKGCINIDDPVSVNLQRVAKALNRNVNDLTVVALDRPRHRKIIEEVRAVGARIRLISDGDVDPIIDAGIEGTGVHMYIGRGGAPEGVLAACGLKCLGGDMQARLVPENEDQVERCRKMGIEDTKKILTIDDLVKGDDCMFTATAITNCDMLRGVNYFGNGARTHTISMRYATGTVRFVDGVHTFDRNNINIKL, from the coding sequence ATGAACAGAGAATTATCCATGGAATTTATCCGAGTAACGGAAGCCGCAGCGATTGCCAGTGCCCGTGGTGTTGGCCGGGGCGACAAGAATGGCATCGACCAGCTGGCCGTGGATGCCATGCGGAAAATGTTTGATACCGTCCACATCAACGGGACGGTGGTCATTGGTGAAGGGGAAATGGACGAAGCCCCCATGCTGTACATCGGTGAAGAAGTAGGGGCCGGCGGTCCGGAAGTGGACATCGCCGTTGACCCGGTGGAAGGGACCAACCTGGTGGCCAAAGGCCAGAACGGCGCCATTGCCGTTATCGCCATTGCCCCCAAAGGCTGCCTGCTCCACGCACCTGACATGTACATGGACAAGATCGCCGTAGGTCCCCGGGCCAAAGGCTGCATCAACATCGATGATCCGGTGAGCGTCAACCTCCAGCGGGTGGCCAAGGCCCTGAACCGGAACGTGAACGATCTGACCGTTGTGGCCCTGGACCGTCCCCGTCACCGGAAAATCATTGAAGAAGTCCGTGCCGTTGGGGCCCGGATCCGTCTGATCAGTGACGGGGATGTGGATCCCATCATTGATGCCGGTATCGAAGGCACCGGCGTGCATATGTACATCGGCCGGGGCGGCGCTCCGGAAGGCGTACTGGCTGCCTGCGGGCTGAAATGCCTGGGCGGCGACATGCAGGCCCGTCTGGTTCCGGAAAACGAAGACCAGGTGGAACGCTGCCGGAAGATGGGCATCGAAGACACCAAGAAGATCCTGACCATTGATGATCTGGTCAAGGGCGATGACTGCATGTTCACCGCCACCGCCATCACCAACTGCGATATGCTCCGGGGAGTCAACTACTTCGGCAACGGTGCCCGTACCCATACCATTTCCATGCGGTATGCCACCGGCACGGTCCGGTTCGTGGACGGCGTCCACACCTTCGACCGGAACAACATCAACATTAAACTGTAA